The Cylindrospermopsis curvispora GIHE-G1 genome contains a region encoding:
- the pglZ gene encoding BREX-1 system phosphatase PglZ type A, with translation MINRINQSLTKLFEKHRIVFWYDAKPELVREFLGGVEKIELTNNQFAVKYRILHQEPKSKFLLYQETPQPPDLENWLLDVQLAHTEFRADQTSLWLAELELSREFTHLVQGHIAFFQSSERRELLKRLITSHDTITQIQLKMLAVCTGCGSDSRLEAILEQLLGELSSDCAQYEKGQIGDKYRLMVRCELEQYFWEQMKNCYGYSCAKPSMKDFALQLFSYCYFENFASIPKGTQNLSSDAVVFLKRWKDSIKCQHSFETLSSWCAKDLGIEHDLGEREIGELLDVDYFRLIDQRILSELVRGVEQRTLLGSDVAQWIWRRKQSHWYEEFQHYYECVGAAAKFIQELDRACFTIESLAEGVEKYAKSWFRIDQLYRKTIYHLGRVPDCSFMGGLVDLIENLYANNYLLKLNDHWQSWVDQTTSWSAPYIYLQNKFFHHWVLPFLNTDKKIFVIISDALRFEIGDELISLIRQEDRYEATLESAMAMLPSYTQLGMAALLPHSTLAIANDGSVLVDSQSSMGTENRKKQIKRGHYKRATAITAEDLRELSSDDRRTLFRDHDLVYVYHNHIDAIGDKRESESRVFDAVEETLDELIKLIKKLTSANASNILVTADHGFIYQNRAIEESDFASDEPQGEQILFKNRRFVLGKGLKETPSLRKFTSNQLGLQGELEVQIPKSINRLRLKGSGSRYVHGGASLQEVVIPIVKIHKKRTSDITMVEVEILRGASSIITATQLTVVIYQTQAVTEKVHPRFLQAGIYTQTEELISDSHDLTFDLESENPRDREISVTFTLTRKADEANGQEVYLRLNEKLPGTSQHKKYKHLSYTMRRSFTSDFDF, from the coding sequence ATGATTAACCGAATTAACCAGTCCCTCACCAAACTCTTTGAAAAACACCGCATTGTGTTCTGGTATGATGCCAAACCGGAACTTGTCCGGGAATTTTTGGGTGGTGTAGAGAAAATAGAACTCACCAATAACCAGTTCGCCGTTAAGTACCGTATCCTGCACCAGGAACCGAAAAGTAAGTTCCTACTCTATCAAGAAACACCTCAACCTCCTGACCTAGAAAACTGGTTGCTGGATGTTCAACTGGCCCACACAGAGTTTCGTGCTGACCAGACTTCTCTATGGCTCGCCGAACTGGAACTAAGTAGGGAGTTTACCCATTTGGTGCAAGGTCACATTGCCTTTTTCCAATCCTCTGAGCGGAGGGAGTTGCTTAAACGATTGATTACATCCCACGATACTATCACTCAAATCCAATTAAAGATGTTAGCTGTCTGCACCGGCTGTGGGTCGGACTCACGATTGGAAGCGATTCTGGAACAACTTTTAGGGGAGCTTTCTAGTGACTGTGCCCAGTATGAGAAAGGTCAAATTGGGGATAAATATCGCCTGATGGTACGGTGCGAGCTAGAGCAGTATTTTTGGGAGCAGATGAAGAACTGCTATGGTTACAGCTGTGCCAAACCAAGTATGAAGGATTTTGCTCTCCAACTCTTCAGCTACTGCTATTTTGAAAACTTTGCCTCCATCCCCAAAGGAACTCAAAACCTCTCCTCCGACGCTGTGGTATTTCTCAAACGATGGAAGGATAGCATTAAATGTCAACATTCCTTCGAGACTTTATCCAGCTGGTGTGCTAAAGACCTTGGCATTGAACATGACCTAGGAGAAAGAGAGATTGGGGAACTGCTCGATGTGGACTACTTCCGCCTAATTGACCAAAGAATATTGAGCGAACTGGTGCGCGGTGTGGAGCAGAGAACTTTACTTGGTAGTGATGTTGCTCAGTGGATATGGCGGCGCAAGCAAAGCCATTGGTATGAAGAGTTTCAACACTACTACGAATGTGTTGGGGCCGCAGCTAAGTTTATACAGGAGTTAGATAGGGCATGCTTTACCATAGAATCCCTAGCTGAAGGGGTGGAAAAATACGCTAAATCATGGTTTCGCATCGACCAGCTTTACCGCAAAACTATCTACCATCTAGGCCGAGTCCCAGACTGTTCATTTATGGGAGGATTAGTTGATTTGATAGAAAACCTTTACGCTAACAATTACCTCTTAAAGCTGAATGATCACTGGCAATCATGGGTTGATCAGACTACGAGTTGGTCTGCACCATATATCTATCTCCAAAATAAATTTTTTCACCACTGGGTACTGCCCTTTCTCAACACAGATAAGAAAATATTTGTGATTATCTCCGACGCTTTGCGCTTTGAAATTGGTGATGAACTGATCAGCTTAATCCGCCAAGAAGATCGTTACGAAGCCACCCTAGAATCAGCCATGGCCATGCTCCCAAGCTATACCCAGCTTGGTATGGCTGCCTTGCTCCCCCATAGCACTCTCGCCATAGCTAATGATGGTTCGGTTTTAGTAGATTCTCAAAGTTCCATGGGAACCGAAAATCGTAAAAAACAAATCAAACGCGGACATTACAAACGTGCCACCGCCATAACCGCAGAAGATCTAAGAGAACTAAGCTCAGACGATCGTCGCACACTCTTCCGTGACCATGATTTGGTCTATGTGTATCATAACCACATTGATGCCATAGGTGATAAACGAGAATCAGAGTCCCGAGTTTTTGATGCGGTTGAAGAAACCCTAGATGAACTCATCAAGCTGATTAAGAAACTAACCAGTGCAAATGCTAGTAATATATTGGTAACAGCAGACCACGGATTTATCTACCAGAACCGGGCGATCGAAGAGAGTGATTTTGCCAGTGATGAACCTCAGGGGGAACAGATCCTGTTTAAAAACCGCCGCTTCGTCCTGGGTAAGGGACTAAAAGAGACCCCCAGCCTACGTAAATTTACTTCCAATCAGCTTGGTCTACAAGGGGAACTAGAAGTGCAGATCCCCAAATCAATCAACCGTCTCCGTCTTAAAGGTTCGGGAAGTCGTTACGTCCATGGTGGCGCCTCCCTGCAAGAAGTGGTGATTCCTATTGTGAAGATCCACAAGAAGCGAACCAGTGATATCACTATGGTGGAAGTGGAAATTCTCCGGGGAGCTAGTTCTATTATCACAGCCACCCAACTGACTGTAGTTATATACCAGACACAAGCAGTTACAGAAAAAGTACACCCCCGGTTTCTGCAAGCTGGAATCTATACTCAGACAGAGGAACTGATCTCCGACTCCCATGACCTCACCTTTGACCTAGAATCAGAAAATCCCAGAGATAGGGAAATTTCCGTCACCTTCACCCTAACACGCAAAGCGGATGAAGCCAATGGACAAGAGGTCTACTTGCGCCTTAACGAAAAACTACCCGGCACATCTCAACATAAGAAGTATAAACACCTTTCTTATACCATGCGCCGCTCGTTCACCAGTGACTTTGATTTTTAA
- a CDS encoding DUF29 domain-containing protein, with amino-acid sequence MTTLYEQDFALWSEKMADLIPNGRFKDVRSHSQII; translated from the coding sequence ATGACAACTTTGTATGAACAAGATTTTGCTCTCTGGTCAGAAAAGATGGCTGATCTAATTCCTAACGGGCGTTTTAAGGATGTGCGATCGCACTCTCAAATTATATAA
- a CDS encoding DarT ssDNA thymidine ADP-ribosyltransferase family protein yields MTIEFGTVKYYNSDKGFGFIGRTFSNVDGKIFFHITKIRTIDPELAQFLDNGKGYKTVTLWYEIELTEKGEQVSRFWLSGRDISENYIHELSCRVEEIWKDINSSKPSWLECVTKEVFGDEKLGQLRIQREQEEERKKLHQQNEQRRNEIRNICNRIGIESLVHFTRLENLENILEFGLIGRSQLDEMGFNFIYNDDRRIDFQREAICLSISFPNYRMFFKYRQKSSDSKWVVLLLNRSVLWELNCKFYRENAASNNARVADLMGSRSETSALIEMFEDYEGIERNSLNILNNFTTNPQAEVLVFDKIDPCFIDKVCFNSVQDMKQWDNLDTSNYPQRFSVNLYYFKPRNDYKIWQAKKTDV; encoded by the coding sequence ATGACAATAGAGTTTGGTACTGTCAAATACTACAACAGTGATAAAGGATTTGGATTTATAGGTCGTACTTTTTCAAATGTTGATGGAAAAATTTTCTTTCATATTACAAAAATTAGGACAATAGATCCTGAGTTAGCTCAATTTTTAGACAACGGTAAAGGTTATAAAACTGTTACTTTATGGTATGAAATTGAACTAACTGAAAAGGGTGAGCAAGTTAGTAGGTTTTGGTTAAGTGGAAGAGATATTTCAGAAAACTACATACATGAGTTAAGTTGTAGAGTGGAAGAAATTTGGAAAGATATAAATTCTTCAAAACCTAGTTGGCTTGAGTGTGTAACTAAGGAGGTTTTTGGAGATGAAAAATTGGGACAGTTACGGATTCAACGGGAACAAGAAGAAGAACGTAAAAAATTACATCAACAAAATGAACAGCGCAGAAATGAAATTAGGAATATATGCAATAGAATTGGAATCGAAAGTCTAGTTCATTTTACTCGTCTTGAAAATTTAGAAAACATTCTAGAGTTTGGTCTTATTGGAAGATCGCAACTCGACGAAATGGGTTTTAACTTTATATATAATGATGACCGCCGGATAGATTTTCAAAGAGAAGCAATTTGTTTAAGTATTAGTTTTCCTAATTATAGAATGTTTTTCAAATATAGACAAAAATCTAGTGATAGTAAATGGGTCGTTTTACTTTTAAATCGTTCAGTATTATGGGAATTGAACTGTAAATTTTATAGGGAAAATGCAGCATCAAACAATGCAAGAGTTGCCGATTTAATGGGAAGCAGATCTGAAACTTCAGCATTGATCGAAATGTTTGAAGATTATGAAGGGATTGAACGGAATAGTTTAAACATTCTAAATAACTTTACAACTAACCCTCAAGCGGAAGTTCTTGTTTTTGATAAAATTGATCCATGCTTCATTGACAAAGTTTGTTTTAATAGTGTACAAGATATGAAACAATGGGATAATTTAGATACTAGTAATTATCCACAAAGATTTTCTGTCAATCTGTATTATTTTAAACCTAGAAATGATTATAAAATTTGGCAAGCTAAGAAGACTGATGTATGA
- the brxL gene encoding BREX system Lon protease-like protein BrxL translates to MNNLDQKINAHFPGLVVRKDLVKTVKGNAIVPSYVLEYLLGQYCATNDEATINTGIETVKEILRKHYVHRNEAGLIRSNIREKGRYKVIDKISVELNEKADVYEAEFGNLGIKKVLVDSSTVKSHPKLLVSGVWCIADLEYEFSEDKNSSPWILASLKPIQLSYFDFDTYVQARQAFTTEEWIDLLVQSIGFNPEMFGRRSKLLQLIRLIPFCERNYNLIELGPKGTGKSHIFSEFSPHGILISGGEVTVAKLFVNNSTGRIGLVGYWDVVAFDEFAGKQKSVNKSLVDIMKNYMANKSFSRGIETLGAEASMVFVGNTKHTVPYMLKHSDLFEELPDKFHDSAFLDRIHFYIPGWEVDIIRGEMFCNGYGFVVDYLAEILRAMRNLDYSDYYHTYFSLSPDISTRDRDGIQKTFSGLMKLLFPQGSGTESEVEEMLQIAIEGRKRVKDQLLRIDSTYRKVNFAYENRKGTCKTVTTLEEEEYASFYHQILTEEKERPSLWEEEREVFPQEAHLTFKENQRGVSFDTLLGPYLEGAKEITITDPYIRVFHQACNLMDLIETVIKLKPNRDEVKINLITTLDELKGEQQVEYLVKIQDSCSIAGIDFKWEFDGTSTIHARHIVTDTGWKILLDRGLDIFQHYDLKDVFSIPNRLQEFRGCKAFEVTFLRCDPVD, encoded by the coding sequence TTGAACAACCTGGATCAAAAGATAAATGCCCATTTTCCTGGACTTGTGGTGCGAAAAGACCTGGTTAAGACGGTCAAAGGTAACGCCATCGTTCCTTCCTATGTACTCGAATACCTTCTCGGTCAGTATTGTGCCACCAATGACGAAGCCACTATTAACACAGGGATTGAAACAGTTAAGGAAATATTGCGGAAACATTATGTCCATCGCAACGAAGCAGGGCTGATTCGCTCTAATATTAGGGAAAAGGGACGTTATAAGGTCATAGATAAGATCAGCGTCGAGTTGAACGAAAAGGCGGATGTGTATGAAGCCGAGTTTGGCAATCTGGGCATTAAGAAGGTGTTAGTTGATTCTAGCACAGTCAAGAGCCACCCCAAACTCCTAGTGAGTGGAGTGTGGTGCATTGCAGACCTGGAATACGAATTTAGCGAAGATAAGAATTCTAGTCCCTGGATTCTGGCCTCCCTAAAACCCATTCAACTATCTTACTTTGATTTTGATACTTACGTGCAGGCCCGCCAAGCATTCACCACGGAAGAATGGATTGACTTACTAGTCCAGAGTATTGGTTTTAACCCCGAGATGTTTGGTAGGCGAAGCAAGCTACTTCAGCTCATCCGTCTGATTCCATTTTGTGAGCGCAACTATAACCTAATTGAGCTTGGACCCAAGGGGACTGGCAAATCCCACATTTTTTCCGAATTCTCCCCCCATGGCATCCTCATCTCCGGTGGCGAAGTAACCGTAGCCAAATTGTTTGTCAATAATTCCACTGGTAGGATTGGTTTAGTTGGTTATTGGGATGTGGTGGCCTTTGATGAGTTTGCTGGTAAGCAAAAGAGTGTGAATAAATCTCTTGTAGACATCATGAAGAACTACATGGCCAACAAATCCTTTTCACGAGGTATAGAAACCCTTGGAGCCGAAGCCTCCATGGTATTTGTAGGTAACACCAAGCATACAGTCCCCTATATGCTCAAGCACTCCGATCTTTTTGAAGAACTTCCCGACAAATTCCACGATTCCGCCTTCCTGGATCGCATTCATTTTTACATTCCCGGATGGGAAGTGGACATCATCCGGGGGGAAATGTTCTGCAATGGCTATGGTTTTGTCGTAGACTACCTAGCGGAAATTCTCCGAGCCATGCGTAACCTTGATTACTCAGATTACTATCATACTTACTTTTCCCTTTCTCCTGATATTTCCACCCGCGATCGCGATGGTATTCAAAAGACCTTTTCCGGTTTAATGAAACTCCTTTTTCCCCAGGGTAGTGGGACAGAGTCCGAGGTAGAGGAAATGTTACAAATTGCCATAGAGGGGCGCAAGCGGGTTAAAGATCAGCTATTGCGCATAGATTCTACCTATAGGAAAGTTAACTTTGCCTACGAAAATAGAAAGGGCACCTGTAAAACTGTCACCACCCTGGAAGAAGAAGAGTATGCCAGCTTCTACCACCAGATCCTGACCGAAGAGAAAGAGAGACCATCATTATGGGAAGAGGAGAGAGAAGTTTTTCCACAGGAAGCGCACCTGACCTTTAAAGAGAATCAGCGAGGGGTTTCATTTGACACCCTGTTAGGTCCCTATTTAGAGGGTGCAAAGGAGATTACCATTACCGATCCCTACATCCGAGTTTTTCACCAGGCCTGCAACTTAATGGACTTGATAGAAACCGTAATCAAGTTAAAGCCCAACAGAGACGAAGTAAAGATTAATTTAATTACAACCCTAGATGAATTAAAAGGGGAGCAACAGGTTGAGTATTTAGTGAAGATACAAGATTCCTGTAGTATTGCTGGGATTGATTTCAAGTGGGAATTTGATGGTACTTCTACCATTCACGCTCGACACATAGTGACAGATACAGGCTGGAAGATATTATTAGACAGGGGATTAGACATATTTCAGCACTACGACCTAAAAGATGTGTTCTCGATTCCAAACCGATTGCAGGAGTTCCGGGGGTGTAAAGCTTTTGAGGTCACATTTCTCCGTTGTGACCCTGTCGATTAA
- a CDS encoding DarT1-associated NADAR antitoxin family protein: protein MAKRPIFIPSPETFPFVEEKLIEFEWHPGFAKVQYQRSITSLHDAAAKCNIYPVLEISSKSLKSLGINLSAFNLKFSKDQYTLSVECAYQGSKFFTKGGPFLDLYHVSSREAKKDERIHNSGDFVGYKFFEEDFPSKPVTAFYDWLYLKALHQNKSLANELLHYEGFSDIAFNPKKSLNCQARAAALFVALYRKNEIQNVIEDKSYYLNLIGSKKVNKMKSLVETTGTQQSLIFTT from the coding sequence ATGGCTAAGCGTCCTATTTTTATTCCTAGTCCTGAAACTTTTCCTTTTGTAGAAGAAAAGTTGATAGAATTTGAGTGGCACCCTGGCTTTGCAAAAGTACAATATCAAAGGTCAATCACTTCACTTCACGATGCGGCAGCTAAGTGTAACATATATCCAGTTTTGGAAATATCTTCAAAGTCTTTAAAGTCTTTAGGTATTAACTTGAGTGCGTTTAACCTGAAGTTTTCAAAGGATCAGTATACTCTTTCAGTTGAGTGCGCATATCAGGGAAGTAAATTTTTCACCAAGGGTGGTCCTTTTTTAGACCTCTATCATGTTTCCAGTAGAGAAGCAAAAAAAGATGAAAGAATACATAATTCTGGTGACTTTGTAGGATATAAATTTTTTGAAGAGGACTTTCCTTCAAAGCCAGTAACAGCATTCTATGATTGGTTGTATTTGAAAGCATTACATCAAAACAAATCACTTGCAAATGAATTATTGCATTATGAAGGTTTCTCTGATATCGCTTTTAATCCAAAAAAATCCCTGAATTGTCAAGCAAGAGCAGCTGCACTATTTGTAGCATTATACCGTAAAAATGAGATTCAAAATGTCATTGAAGATAAATCTTATTACCTTAATTTAATAGGATCCAAAAAGGTGAACAAAATGAAAAGCTTGGTTGAGACAACGGGAACTCAGCAATCTTTAATCTTTACAACTTGA